A genome region from Methylobacterium sp. FF17 includes the following:
- a CDS encoding Tat pathway signal protein — protein sequence MAQEPKAPGQDGKAPTLKLELNRLEPAGEACRTYLLVDNSRGPALKSLKVDLFAFDTEGVAQKRLAVELGPVQDRKTMVRLFDFPALACPRIGRVLLNDVLACEGGEASRENCLERIETESKTPASFVR from the coding sequence ATGGCCCAGGAGCCCAAAGCGCCCGGCCAGGACGGCAAGGCCCCCACCCTCAAGCTCGAACTCAACCGCTTGGAGCCGGCCGGGGAAGCCTGCCGGACCTACCTCCTCGTCGACAACAGCCGAGGGCCTGCCTTGAAGTCCCTCAAGGTCGACCTTTTCGCCTTCGACACGGAAGGCGTCGCCCAGAAACGCTTGGCGGTGGAACTCGGGCCGGTTCAGGATCGCAAGACGATGGTCCGCCTGTTCGACTTCCCGGCGCTCGCCTGTCCCAGGATCGGCCGCGTCCTGCTCAACGACGTGCTCGCCTGCGAGGGCGGCGAGGCCAGCCGCGAGAACTGCCTCGAGCGCATCGAGACCGAGAGCAAGACCCCCGCCAGCTTCGTGCGCTGA